A stretch of the Papaver somniferum cultivar HN1 chromosome 6, ASM357369v1, whole genome shotgun sequence genome encodes the following:
- the LOC113289819 gene encoding uncharacterized protein LOC113289819, with product MGCDEEDFVMVDKDDVDSVSSDDSANSTTSNPNQVAICQKCGVRGYANLLIYCDVCHVAAEHTYCLDTLSKIDKKVEKWSCGECIPADKLSRLTLAPTLGDEQIEVEQQQNDYSGCDASKKVLSSPSMEDNLYADGLPVIDPVWRGRCDVSGDEYALKAHISSKACLKAFKAAKALPSFLCVELPSRIDVWPKKFGLSAPTGDDIALYFFSDKKGEENNFVELVDDMIDLDLALKFVFGNTELIVFPSDQLPKSHCEFNGAPYLWGVFRKRTVPV from the exons ATGGGTTGTGACGAAGAAGATTTTGTGATGGTTGATAAAGATGACGTTGATTCGGTTTCTTCAGATGATTCAGCTAACAGTACTACATCTAATCCTAACCAG GTTGCGATTTGTCAAAAATGTGGTGTTAGAGGCTACGCCAATCTCTTAATATACTGCGATGTGTGTCATGTTGCTGCTGAGCACAC CTACTGTTTAGATACCTTGTCTAAAATTGATAAGAAGGTGGAAAAATGGTCATGTGGGGAATGCATACCAGCAGATAAACTAAGCAGGCTTACCTTGGCACCAACTCTTGGAGATGAACAAATAGAAGTTGAACAGCAGCAAAATGATTATAGTGGATGTGATGCTTCAAAGAAGGTTTTGTCAAGTCCATCGATGGAAGACAACCTGTATGCTGATGGACTTCCAGTTATTGATCCTGTCTGGAG GGGAAGGTGTGACGTTAGTGGTGATGAGTACGCTCTTAAAGCACATATATCAAGCAAGGCATGCTTAAAGGCGTTTAAGGCTGCAAAAGCATTACCTTCGTTTCTCTGTGTGGAGTTGCCATCAAGAATTGATGTATGGcctaaaaaatttggtttatcaGCTCCCACTGGTGATGATATTGCTCTATATTTCTTTTCGGATAAGAAAGG GGAGGAAAATAATTTCGTGGAACTGGTGGATGACATGATTGATTTGGATCTCGCACTCAAATTTGTGTTTGGTAACACAGAGCTTATAGTCTTTCCCTCTGACCAGTTGCCCAAGTCGCACTGCG AATTTAATGGGGCACCTTATCTATGGGGAGTATTTAGAAAGAGAACTGTTCCTGTTTAA
- the LOC113289818 gene encoding protein LAZ1 homolog 1-like isoform X1: MAWRGVFYVFFMLLSVAESSSQSGKVWSVNLGGELIYSWPVLTAGVSVLVALSLSLFLIFEHIAAYNQPEEQKFLIGIILMVPVYALESVCDLTTFYLRSSFLFWIALKFLSLVDPNSAFIYQTMRDCYEAFALYCFERYLIACLGGEDSTIKFMETHGQITSNTPLLEAAYEDGVVRHPFPLNCFSTGWYLGPEFYQAVKIGIVQYMLLKTICALLAIVFELFGVYGEGKFEWKYGYPYLAVVLNFSQTWALYCLIQFYTVIKEKLAPINPLAKFLTFKSIVFLTWWQGVAVAILFSMGVFKGSLAQQLKTSIQDYIICIEMGIAAVVHLHVFPAKPYMRGDRCVRNVAVLDDYAALGTPPDPEEVRDSERSTRMSPSIPHDREKRLSFPQSVRDVVLGSGEIMVDDMKFTVSHVVEPVERGIARIHNTFHQISENVKRHEQQKRNSKDDSFLIPLQSWSREFSEAHDHLLEGSVSDSGLAGGRRPYSQTRAPTSRLKDR, encoded by the exons ATGGCGTGGAGGGGGGTTTTCTATGTTTTCTTTATGCTCCTCTCAGTGGCCGAGTCTTCAAGTCAGTCAGGGAAAGTTTGGTCGGTCAACCTTGGAGGTGAATTGATCTATAGCTGGCCGGTTCTCACTGCTGGAGTATCTGTTCTTGTTGCTCTTTCTCTATCTTTGTTTCTTATATTCGAGCATATAGCTGCTTATAATCAGCCCGAG GAACAGAAATTTCTGATCGGAATCATCCTCATGGTGCCTGTTTATGCATTAGAATCAGTATGTGATCTCACAACCTTCTATTTGAGAAGCTCCTTTTTATTTTGGATAGCATTGAAG TTCTTGTCGTTAGTGGATCCGAATTCAGCATTTATCTATCAAACAATGCGGGATTGTTATGAGGCGTTTGCTTTGTACTGCTTCGAGAGATACTTGATTGCTTGCTTAG GTGGTGAGGATAGTACAATTAAATTTATGGAAACACACGGCCAAATCACTTCCAACACGCCTCTCTTAGAAGCAGCATATGAAGATGGAGTTGTTAGGCACCCATTTCCACTAAATTGCTTTTCAACCGGGTGGTACCTTGGTCCTGAGTTCTATCAGGCTGTAAAAATCGGCATTGTTCAATAT ATGCTATTGAAGACAATATGTGCGCTGCTGGCAATTGTTTTTGAACTCTTTGGGGTGTATGGAGAAGGGAAGTTTGAATGGAAATATGG GTATCCCTATCTGGCAGTTGTTCTAAATTTCAGTCAAACGTGGGCCCTTTATTGCCTTATACAGTTTTATACTGTTATTAAGGAGAAGTTGGCACCTATCAATCCCCTTGCTAAGTTTTTGACGTTCAAATCGATTGTATTTCTAACATGGTGGCAAGGTGTTGCTGTTGCAATTCTCTTCTCCATGGGTGTTTTTAAAGGGTCTTTGGCTCAACAGCTGAAAACAAGTATTCAAGATTACATCATCTGCATTGAG ATGGGCATAGCTGCTGTGGTGCATCTTCACGTTTTCCCAGCTAAACCATACATGCGTGGGGATAGATGTGTACGTAATGTAGCTGTACTGGATGACTATGCAGCACTGGGAACCCCTCCAGATCCAGAAGAGGTTCGAGATAGTGAAAGATCTACTAGGATGAGCCCTTCTATCCCTCATGATAGAGAGAAAAGATTAAGTTTCCCACAGAGTGTCCGTGACGTGGTCCTTGGAAGTGGTGAAATT ATGGTAGATGACATGAAGTTCACAGTTTCACATGTAGTAGAACCAGTGGAACGGGGAATTGCACGGATACACAACACATTCCATCAGATTTCTGAAAATGTGAAGCGGCATGAGCAGCAGAAGAGGAATTCTAAGGATGATAGTTTTCTAATCCCCTTGCAATCATGGTCGAGGGAATTTTCAGAAGCACATGATCATCTTCTTGAAGGGAGTGTCAGTGATAGTGGTTTGGCTGGTGGAAGGAGACCCTATTCCCAAACCAGAGCTCCAACTTCTAGGCTGAAAGATAGATAG
- the LOC113289818 gene encoding protein LAZ1 homolog 1-like isoform X2: protein MAWRGVFYVFFMLLSVAESSSQSGKVWSVNLGGELIYSWPVLTAGVSVLVALSLSLFLIFEHIAAYNQPEEQKFLIGIILMVPVYALESFLSLVDPNSAFIYQTMRDCYEAFALYCFERYLIACLGGEDSTIKFMETHGQITSNTPLLEAAYEDGVVRHPFPLNCFSTGWYLGPEFYQAVKIGIVQYMLLKTICALLAIVFELFGVYGEGKFEWKYGYPYLAVVLNFSQTWALYCLIQFYTVIKEKLAPINPLAKFLTFKSIVFLTWWQGVAVAILFSMGVFKGSLAQQLKTSIQDYIICIEMGIAAVVHLHVFPAKPYMRGDRCVRNVAVLDDYAALGTPPDPEEVRDSERSTRMSPSIPHDREKRLSFPQSVRDVVLGSGEIMVDDMKFTVSHVVEPVERGIARIHNTFHQISENVKRHEQQKRNSKDDSFLIPLQSWSREFSEAHDHLLEGSVSDSGLAGGRRPYSQTRAPTSRLKDR, encoded by the exons ATGGCGTGGAGGGGGGTTTTCTATGTTTTCTTTATGCTCCTCTCAGTGGCCGAGTCTTCAAGTCAGTCAGGGAAAGTTTGGTCGGTCAACCTTGGAGGTGAATTGATCTATAGCTGGCCGGTTCTCACTGCTGGAGTATCTGTTCTTGTTGCTCTTTCTCTATCTTTGTTTCTTATATTCGAGCATATAGCTGCTTATAATCAGCCCGAG GAACAGAAATTTCTGATCGGAATCATCCTCATGGTGCCTGTTTATGCATTAGAATCA TTCTTGTCGTTAGTGGATCCGAATTCAGCATTTATCTATCAAACAATGCGGGATTGTTATGAGGCGTTTGCTTTGTACTGCTTCGAGAGATACTTGATTGCTTGCTTAG GTGGTGAGGATAGTACAATTAAATTTATGGAAACACACGGCCAAATCACTTCCAACACGCCTCTCTTAGAAGCAGCATATGAAGATGGAGTTGTTAGGCACCCATTTCCACTAAATTGCTTTTCAACCGGGTGGTACCTTGGTCCTGAGTTCTATCAGGCTGTAAAAATCGGCATTGTTCAATAT ATGCTATTGAAGACAATATGTGCGCTGCTGGCAATTGTTTTTGAACTCTTTGGGGTGTATGGAGAAGGGAAGTTTGAATGGAAATATGG GTATCCCTATCTGGCAGTTGTTCTAAATTTCAGTCAAACGTGGGCCCTTTATTGCCTTATACAGTTTTATACTGTTATTAAGGAGAAGTTGGCACCTATCAATCCCCTTGCTAAGTTTTTGACGTTCAAATCGATTGTATTTCTAACATGGTGGCAAGGTGTTGCTGTTGCAATTCTCTTCTCCATGGGTGTTTTTAAAGGGTCTTTGGCTCAACAGCTGAAAACAAGTATTCAAGATTACATCATCTGCATTGAG ATGGGCATAGCTGCTGTGGTGCATCTTCACGTTTTCCCAGCTAAACCATACATGCGTGGGGATAGATGTGTACGTAATGTAGCTGTACTGGATGACTATGCAGCACTGGGAACCCCTCCAGATCCAGAAGAGGTTCGAGATAGTGAAAGATCTACTAGGATGAGCCCTTCTATCCCTCATGATAGAGAGAAAAGATTAAGTTTCCCACAGAGTGTCCGTGACGTGGTCCTTGGAAGTGGTGAAATT ATGGTAGATGACATGAAGTTCACAGTTTCACATGTAGTAGAACCAGTGGAACGGGGAATTGCACGGATACACAACACATTCCATCAGATTTCTGAAAATGTGAAGCGGCATGAGCAGCAGAAGAGGAATTCTAAGGATGATAGTTTTCTAATCCCCTTGCAATCATGGTCGAGGGAATTTTCAGAAGCACATGATCATCTTCTTGAAGGGAGTGTCAGTGATAGTGGTTTGGCTGGTGGAAGGAGACCCTATTCCCAAACCAGAGCTCCAACTTCTAGGCTGAAAGATAGATAG